Proteins encoded within one genomic window of Hahella chejuensis KCTC 2396:
- a CDS encoding type II toxin-antitoxin system RatA family toxin, with translation MIERSLEIKASPEMLFDLSQDYSKRLAWDPFPESYRFINGTQPAKGLQLEIVAKNGFSMVVEYVSYKRPSVVAIKMVKGPWAFAKFAGSWSFQQISPDSSKVTFKYHIIGAPSWLRPIVTPVINFIFGRSAKRRLSALKQYAETLP, from the coding sequence ATGATAGAGCGGAGTTTGGAAATAAAGGCGTCTCCCGAGATGCTGTTTGATCTCAGTCAGGATTACAGTAAACGCCTGGCGTGGGACCCGTTTCCAGAATCTTATCGCTTTATAAATGGGACACAGCCTGCAAAGGGATTGCAGCTTGAAATCGTTGCGAAGAATGGCTTTTCCATGGTGGTGGAGTATGTTTCATACAAACGCCCCTCCGTTGTTGCTATAAAAATGGTGAAGGGTCCCTGGGCGTTTGCAAAATTCGCAGGCTCCTGGTCGTTCCAGCAAATATCGCCCGACAGCAGTAAAGTGACGTTCAAATATCACATCATCGGCGCTCCGTCATGGTTGCGGCCTATTGTGACGCCAGTGATTAATTTTATATTTGGCCGTAGCGCCAAGCGCAGACTGTCCGCGCTTAAGCAGTATGCTGAAACACTCCCGTGA
- a CDS encoding alpha/beta fold hydrolase, producing the protein MDDQWINREEYPFASHYIELGPGRMHYVDEGQGKPIVMLHGNPTWSFLYRNMIKGLSGQFRCIAPDHLGFGLSDKPGDWSYLPQDHARNLEILIKKLNLQDITLVVQDWGGPIGLSYALNHPQNVRRLVIMNTWMWSAHGDVKYETFSTLMGGLFGRFMIKRFNVFVSVLLKQAVQKKLSADIYRHYSEPLKNPAERKGCWVFPKQIIKADEWLEELWEKRANIADIPTLLLWGMKDFAFQERELRTWMQLLNHHTAVTFDDAGHFLPEDKGVEVCPLIADFLQDAEPTFQREASAPAPVV; encoded by the coding sequence ATGGACGATCAATGGATAAATAGAGAGGAATACCCTTTCGCATCGCACTATATTGAACTCGGACCAGGACGTATGCATTACGTCGACGAAGGTCAGGGCAAGCCTATTGTCATGCTGCATGGCAACCCCACCTGGTCCTTTCTGTATCGCAACATGATCAAAGGTTTGTCGGGACAGTTTCGCTGCATTGCCCCGGATCATCTCGGCTTTGGCCTATCCGACAAGCCCGGCGACTGGTCCTATCTGCCGCAAGACCACGCCAGGAATCTGGAAATCCTGATCAAGAAGCTGAACCTGCAGGACATTACACTGGTGGTGCAGGACTGGGGCGGGCCTATCGGCCTTTCCTACGCCCTGAACCACCCTCAAAACGTACGCCGCCTGGTGATTATGAACACCTGGATGTGGTCCGCTCATGGCGATGTCAAATACGAGACCTTCAGCACCTTGATGGGGGGACTGTTTGGACGCTTCATGATCAAGCGCTTCAATGTTTTCGTCAGTGTATTGCTCAAGCAGGCAGTGCAGAAAAAGCTGAGCGCGGATATCTACAGACACTACTCCGAGCCGCTGAAAAACCCTGCAGAGCGCAAAGGCTGCTGGGTGTTTCCCAAGCAGATCATCAAAGCGGACGAGTGGCTGGAAGAGCTCTGGGAAAAACGCGCCAACATCGCAGATATTCCAACTTTGCTCCTATGGGGCATGAAGGATTTCGCCTTTCAGGAAAGGGAACTGCGTACATGGATGCAGTTGCTCAACCATCACACCGCCGTCACTTTCGATGACGCCGGACATTTTCTGCCCGAAGACAAAGGCGTGGAAGTGTGTCCGCTCATCGCCGACTTTTTGCAGGACGCGGAGCCGACGTTTCAGCGTGAGGCCAGCGCGCCTGCGCCGGTGGTCTAG
- a CDS encoding transcriptional regulator, producing the protein MKTKTPIPQERKETVRQELLSVLQGGAFTVGSLSKLVGKSEKEIYDHLEHLQKTGSLKIEPARCGKCDYVFEDRSRVKKPGKCPQCKGTFIDEPVFSAKSR; encoded by the coding sequence ATGAAAACAAAAACGCCTATCCCCCAGGAGCGCAAGGAAACCGTCAGACAAGAGCTGTTGTCGGTATTGCAGGGCGGCGCTTTTACCGTCGGCTCATTATCAAAGCTGGTAGGAAAATCCGAAAAGGAAATTTACGATCACCTGGAGCACTTGCAGAAGACGGGATCTCTGAAGATTGAACCCGCCCGCTGCGGCAAGTGCGACTACGTATTCGAAGACCGTTCCCGAGTCAAAAAGCCGGGCAAATGCCCCCAGTGCAAAGGCACGTTTATTGACGAACCGGTATTCTCCGCAAAGTCCCGATAG
- a CDS encoding ATP-binding protein, producing the protein MAFPLIARRNLSVRSKLILCLSLSVLPLLLFAAILAFTFSESMTAQGYEHLASVQDVKRNQVAELFKERLATAQVFVGEVSSYAMSENNTPALHYLKEFSIGAMHLTKLDNERAESLQSLFSGHTGALASSRSENNLIRRAYYDNIHADFHTRLRSFSERFGIDDMYLIERRGRVVYSVNKGVYFGEDLKSGRYSSGADAGLASMFEKVAAHTETLTTDSVFTGFYPYPGRDHFVNYVAKPLFEFGVLVGVVVMQYSNESVCRLLGGFSHLAGLSETYLVAPDHRLHSTLTRVSERPASIDNLAVESALAGLSARQAYPSYDDAQVLAVSSPVDVYGEIWALVTEIPSKPIFNEMYATLGIGLAIVISVVLIIGAVAWHYSGVITEPIKQLTLLGDELLEQQGARQDAVEHQDEIRRIERYFYAMREAMLSEEASNQAKSRFLAAASHDLRQPLHAMGLFISALEPYVEDATGAKHMRRLKSSHDSLTKLFNALMDMARLEACAVTVNKETFCVDTLLNTLEGEYRAQAKAQGVKLRVAHCGAYIHTDSLLLERMLRNLLTNALRYAEGGKVLLGCRRRGDRLSIQVCDNGVGMTREQQQEVFKAFVQLDKRSDGLGLGLSIVEKTAKLLGLPLGLRSESGKGSIFTLEAPVVAKPEAAFMEYQAEASGVPARQLVVVLDDDQEILQAMEALLTGWGCDVVMARSLVELSDKLDELSSAPDLLLADVELANGENGVDAIELMSQRLQTPFTPALITGDTSVARMQEAAKMGLLMLYKPVAPAQLRSLLMHAQNQRQSETV; encoded by the coding sequence ATGGCGTTTCCTTTGATTGCTCGGCGGAACCTGAGCGTACGCAGCAAGCTTATCCTCTGCCTTAGCCTGAGTGTGCTGCCGTTGTTGTTATTTGCGGCGATCCTGGCGTTTACCTTCTCGGAAAGTATGACGGCGCAGGGGTACGAGCACTTGGCGTCAGTTCAAGACGTTAAGCGTAACCAGGTGGCGGAGCTGTTTAAAGAACGCTTGGCGACCGCCCAGGTGTTTGTGGGGGAAGTCTCCAGCTATGCTATGTCCGAAAATAACACGCCTGCGCTGCATTACCTGAAAGAGTTCAGTATTGGCGCGATGCATTTGACCAAACTGGACAATGAACGCGCAGAGAGCCTTCAGTCTCTGTTTTCTGGTCATACTGGTGCGCTGGCGTCATCCCGTTCTGAAAACAACCTTATTCGCCGTGCCTACTACGATAATATCCACGCCGACTTTCATACCCGGCTGCGTTCGTTCAGCGAACGTTTCGGCATTGACGATATGTACCTGATCGAGCGACGCGGCCGGGTGGTCTACTCGGTGAATAAAGGCGTCTATTTCGGTGAAGATCTTAAATCGGGGAGGTACTCATCTGGCGCTGACGCCGGTTTGGCGAGCATGTTTGAGAAAGTGGCCGCTCATACCGAGACACTGACCACTGACAGCGTGTTTACCGGCTTTTATCCCTATCCAGGCCGTGACCACTTCGTGAATTATGTCGCCAAGCCCTTGTTTGAATTCGGCGTGCTGGTCGGCGTTGTGGTGATGCAGTACAGCAACGAAAGTGTGTGCCGCCTGCTTGGCGGGTTCTCGCACCTGGCTGGTCTCAGCGAAACCTATCTGGTTGCGCCGGATCACCGGTTGCACTCTACCTTGACGCGGGTGAGCGAGCGCCCGGCCAGTATTGATAACCTGGCCGTTGAGTCGGCCTTGGCGGGACTGAGCGCGCGACAGGCGTATCCGTCCTATGACGATGCGCAAGTGCTGGCTGTCTCCTCGCCGGTTGACGTATATGGCGAAATCTGGGCGCTGGTGACGGAGATACCCAGCAAACCTATATTCAATGAGATGTACGCCACGCTGGGCATTGGGCTGGCTATCGTCATCAGTGTGGTATTGATCATTGGCGCGGTCGCCTGGCACTACTCCGGCGTGATCACCGAACCGATAAAGCAGCTGACGTTACTGGGAGACGAATTATTGGAGCAGCAGGGCGCGAGGCAAGACGCCGTCGAGCATCAGGATGAAATCCGTCGCATAGAGCGCTATTTTTACGCCATGCGGGAAGCGATGCTGTCGGAGGAGGCGTCCAATCAGGCGAAGTCGCGCTTTCTCGCCGCCGCCAGCCACGATCTGCGTCAGCCCTTACACGCTATGGGGTTGTTTATCTCAGCGTTGGAGCCTTATGTGGAGGACGCCACCGGCGCCAAGCATATGCGTAGACTCAAGTCCTCTCACGACTCCCTGACCAAACTGTTTAACGCCCTGATGGATATGGCTCGTCTTGAAGCCTGCGCTGTGACGGTGAATAAAGAGACGTTTTGCGTGGATACTCTGCTCAATACATTGGAGGGCGAGTATCGGGCGCAGGCGAAAGCCCAGGGTGTCAAGCTACGGGTCGCGCACTGCGGCGCCTATATCCATACGGACTCGCTGCTGCTGGAGCGCATGCTGCGCAACCTGCTTACCAATGCACTGCGTTATGCCGAAGGCGGTAAGGTGCTCTTGGGATGCAGGCGCAGGGGAGACAGACTGTCTATTCAGGTATGCGACAATGGCGTCGGAATGACGCGGGAGCAGCAACAGGAAGTTTTCAAAGCCTTTGTACAGTTGGATAAACGCAGCGATGGCCTGGGGTTGGGGTTATCGATCGTAGAAAAAACCGCAAAGCTGCTGGGCCTGCCACTGGGGCTACGCTCGGAGTCCGGCAAGGGGTCAATCTTTACCCTTGAGGCGCCTGTAGTCGCCAAACCTGAGGCTGCGTTTATGGAATACCAAGCGGAAGCGTCCGGCGTTCCGGCGCGACAGTTGGTGGTCGTTCTGGACGATGACCAGGAGATTTTACAAGCGATGGAAGCGCTGCTGACGGGGTGGGGCTGTGATGTTGTGATGGCCCGCAGTCTGGTGGAGCTAAGCGATAAACTGGATGAGCTTTCCTCTGCGCCGGACCTGCTGTTGGCGGACGTAGAACTGGCGAACGGCGAAAATGGCGTGGACGCCATTGAACTCATGTCGCAGCGGCTGCAAACGCCGTTTACGCCGGCTTTGATAACGGGAGACACATCCGTGGCGCGCATGCAGGAAGCGGCGAAGATGGGATTGCTGATGCTATACAAACCTGTCGCGCCAGCGCAGTTGCGTTCCTTGTTGATGCATGCGCAAAACCAGCGGCAGTCCGAAACGGTATGA
- a CDS encoding DUF6559 family protein codes for MLRNFFKTRALNKYLRVLPSVLREDYGGGPQYTYGQITTAISKYGLSDKYAHYAVALFAVQESIEAVFTEHFPELEYERVRKEIADRFFAGDLDFKVNIRGFSPNGNTPGGTPTCGGSD; via the coding sequence ATGTTAAGAAATTTTTTTAAGACGCGCGCACTGAATAAATATTTGCGGGTGCTTCCATCCGTGTTGCGTGAGGATTATGGCGGCGGTCCTCAGTATACATATGGACAGATTACGACAGCGATTTCCAAATATGGCTTGTCTGACAAGTATGCCCATTACGCTGTCGCACTGTTTGCCGTTCAGGAAAGTATAGAGGCGGTTTTTACTGAGCACTTTCCAGAGCTGGAATACGAAAGGGTGCGTAAAGAGATTGCGGACAGGTTTTTCGCTGGCGATTTGGACTTCAAAGTCAACATCAGAGGTTTTTCTCCAAATGGGAATACTCCGGGAGGAACGCCCACCTGTGGCGGATCGGATTGA